CTAGACGAGCTGTATGATATGCTAATGCCAGatggagggttgtgtgtgtgtgtgtgtgtgtgtgtatgtgtgcattcaGAAGTAGGACAGCAGGTTATCTCTGGGGACTGGTGCTCTACCTTTCcagtcttcctcttctccactcttttcctccactcctcccctgcCCTAATCATTCACACCTCCTCTGCACAGCTCACCGCAGCCCCGTGTTTTATTTTTAACCTGTGGACATACTTCAATGCTACCGcgcagtctctgtctctctcactcttttacGCCACTCACTAGTCACTACACTTAACAGCAACTGAActtgctctctcttctcttttcctgTCATCTTTGGCTTTACCTGTTTAACAGCGgtggtctctgacctcttcctgttctatccctcttcctctcctctcacagccaGTCGGAAACCAAGAGGGAGGGCTCGCCACTGAAGCAGCTTAGCAAGTCCCCCCTCTGCAGTCCGGCTCACTGGTGCTACCAGAGACAGTCTGAGcccaaacaacaggacaacaacttaGGCTCTGTCCCAGGAACGCCACAGGATGCTCACAAACCAGCGGCTAACGGGGTGCTAGCCCAaatggacagggacagggagagtggATCCCCCCTGAGGACAGACACTGCCCTGGTGAATGGGGACATGGGGGACAGGAGCACAGAGCAGAGTGGGGATAACTCCCCTACAAACACAGAGACCGAGACCCATACCGAGACAGAGACCcataccgagacagagacagagccccataccgagacagagacagagccccataccgagacagagacagagccccataccgagacagagacagagccccaTCCCGAGACAGAGCCCCATCCCGAGACAGAGCCCCATCCCGAGACAGAGCCCCATCCCGAGACAGAGCCCCATCCCGAGACAGAGCCCCATCCCGAGACAGAGCCCCTTCCCGAGACAGAGCCCCTTCCCGAGACAGAGCCCCTTCCCGAGACAGAGCCCCTTCCCGAGACAGAGCCCCATACCGGTGAGGACAGTGAACCTACAGGAGACCCCCAACCGGAACAAAGGAAGGAGGAGGCTATTGTAGAGCAGAAGGTACCGGTAAGTgtctgtggggaggggggggggggggggggtgttactaTAAAGctgttacactgagtggacaGAGAGTTCATGtcagtacagtgttgtttctgcATGCGTTTTCCCTAGCACATGTATATCCCCATGTCAGACGTTTCAGGATCTTTGCCCATTAGAGCTATGTGCTGTCTCATTTAACTGACTTCACAGTCTACTGTAACATCACAGCCCCtttactacagtacacacaagggttctgcggctgtccgcataggagaaccctttttggttacagATAGAACgcgttttggttccaggtagaactcttttgggttccatgtagaaccctttgtggAAAGGATTCTaaatggaaccaaaaggggttcttcaaagggttcacCTATGGGGACAGACGAAGAAcgctttttggttctagatagcacctttttttctaagagtgtagccttTGTCTCTGCAGTGTGTCTGGTTCTTCTGACTGAGTCTGCTACTGCTGGGTGTTATTTTCAGGACTGAAATGAACCTCCCTGTGGGATGCCTTGCTGCTGCCTGGCTGAACACCTCGTGATTATAAATATCTGTCTCTCAGATTAGTATGTTCACTCAGCAGTGAATGGTAGTGTATGAGACGTGGGCTTTAGCTAGAGTTAAAGTGGATCCTATGCTTCATGGCTTATCAGTCTATACTGTATCTCTGTTGGTTACTTGACATACTAAGCTagcagagagagaataggacCATGGGTGGTAGAAATGTTGTGTCTTTTTGATAAAAGCAttacagaacatacagtagagctggggGTGTGTTTTGTCAGTTTTAGCAGGACAGTGTACCTTCAGTAGACCACTATACCTATAACATATACACACATGACCGTAattcactttggataaaagcatcagctaaatggcatttattattattattagcaagCTGAGACAGAGAACCCTTGCAAGTGGTTTCTCAATGTGTGAAACATTCAGCTTGCTTGGATATTCTTCCAGTAAACACACTCAAAGTTATACTTGACTAGTAACCAAATTACAGTCAGTCTATTCGTGTGGATTTTGGGTGGAGAGTTCAAGGAAGCACTGCTTTGAGGTAGAATAATTTGTAATACTCTGGGCATCAAATacagtaaagggtttgaatgttAATGAACTACTTTGTATATTGTGATCGGGAAGAATAATACATTCAAGGTCATAAATATGAGAATAAATAGTTGCACAGAGCAAGACAACATTCCTCTCGAACAATACATGTGGGATACACACAAAGAATCCATCTATATCAATGAATAGAGGAAGTGAGCATTCGTTCTCTGTTCAGCCCTAACAATCAGAATCCTGCAGAatcttgatttaaaaaaaattgtttaccccttttcctccccaatttcgtgatattcaattggtagttataGTCTTGCCCATTGATGCAACTCCCGGAAGGActggggagaggcgaaggtcgagagccatgcgtcttaCGAAACACGagcctgccaagccacactgtttcttgacacactgctcgcttaacccggaagccagcaacaccaatgtgtcggaggaaacaccgtacaactggcgaccgtgtcagcgtgcatgtgcctggcccgccacagaagtcgctagagcacgattgGACAAGGACAACCCGGctggccaaaccctaccctaaccaggacgacgctgggccaattgtgcattgccTCATGGATCTCCAGggcgcggccggctgcgacacagcccaggatcgaacccggatctgtagtaacgcctcaagcactgcaccactcgggaggtccAGAATCTTGATTTCTTAAGTATGTGGGAGACACTCGTTGGTCGGTGTTTGACATACTGTTCTGTTACAGTAACACAGTGACAGGTTCCCCTGCACACAAAGCACTCTGACACTGTGAACAGAAGTTCTCTCTTCCAGCCTTTCATTTTCTGTTTTGAGGAGAACCCCCacaccacagtcacacacaccctgCAATAGCCCAATACACACAAGAACACATACTATAGTATGCCCAAGCAGCACTCCTATTTAAAAAGAACATCAAATATAGATTGAACTGAAACTCTGTTGTCTTAATGTTAACATTGCTGTGTTGAAGCAcaagtttgtttttttaaatgatgctGTTGTAGATCTCTCTGGggaagtgtgtttgtgtctgctaTAACAAAACGGGATCCTAGCGCAGCATGAGGACAATGTGGGAGTGAGCATGACCTTCAGGCTCAGAGTTCAACGGCTCCTTTAGTCCCAATTGTCTAACCTGACTTGAACACAACATATATTATTTGTCAAGGGGCCCTTTTCACCCCTTCTAGCTATAGGAATATGGCCATGTCTATGCAGTATGCATCTTCCCAACTTGGCCCACAGCCAACTGACatacctctctcctctgtgtttcaGGAGACCAACGAACAGAAGCTGCACAAGATTGCCAATGAGCTCCTGAAGACGGAGAGAGCCTACGTCACACGGCTCAACCTGCTGGACCAGGTGAGTGTGTCCCACTGTCCGTCCAGGGTTCTGTCATTTAAGGGTTCTGTTCAGTAGGTAGAAAACGTTTTGATACTGTGAGAAACAGGGAGGTTTTACCTGAACTTATCACACCGACATTCTGTTGTTGGACATggtgtgtcctactgaacacTGACCCGGGTCTACCTCAGCATGAAAAGAAAGCAGTGTTCATTATTATGATCAATTCAATGTGTTTAACTCACCTGGCCATGTTGTGCCACCATGCAGGTGTTCTGTGCCAAGCTGATGGAGGAGGCTCTGAAGGGCACGTTCCCTGTGGACGTGGTGAAGAACATCTTCTCCAACATCTCCTCCATCAACACCTTCCACAGCCAGTTCCTGCTGCCTGACCTGGAGAAACGCATGGGAGAATGGTAAGCTCCTCATGACTGACTGGCCACACAGTTATAGACTCTGAACACAGACCCATTCAAGTGCATGCGCTCACAGATTTCACCCCTGAGAATGCATGAAAATACGATAAAAAATAATATTACTAAGATGAGTAACAATTCAGCCTCTGTGACTCATTcagactcactcacacagatGTAATAAAGGGAAGTTGTGGTTTTGAAATGGTCTGTCCATTGAAAAATCATGGTTGAGTCATCCTCCACTTCAGGGTTAAGGGATGGTTACCTTGAGGTCCCTATCTAACGGTCACCCCTCCCTACAGGGAGTCCACCCCTCGCTTGGGGGACATCCTGCAGAAGCTCACGCCCTTCCTGAAGATGTACGCAGAGTACGTGAAGAACTTTGACAAGGCCATGGAGCTGCTGAAACAGTGGACGGACCGCTCTCCACAGTTTAAAGCCATCATCCAGGACATACAGGTACGAGTGTAGATTCTAAACACAAGGCCTGATTCAAAAGTGCACAGGTCTGCTGTTGTGGATTAACCATATATAGGAATTATATAACTCCATAGCAATTCTAGGAATTATATGATCTGAGTTTGGGACTACAGCGCTGCGATAATTTACCTGTATATATACAGATTTCTGCTGCAAGGGATCTCATTTGGTTTGCAAGGAGAAAGAAATCTATTGATATCTCACTATTGATTTGTACTATGAATAGTCATCATGGAATGGAACAATTGAATAATTTATGGTTCTGTCAACTGGTCCTGTCGAATGGATATTCATCTAACAATGTGTGGTTTTACTTTTAAGCCTTTAACCTTGAAGTGACAGTGGACtgttttattttgtgtgttttaGAGTCAGGAGGCATGTGGTTGTTTGACGTTGCAGCACCACATGTTGGAGCCGGTACAGAGAGTTCCCCGTTACGAGATGCTGCTCAAAGACTACCTGAAGAAACTGCCTCAGGACGACCCCGACCACCGAGACGCAGAGAGTGAGTACACTGGAGTGCTTTTACTAGTCATAATCTGAACACTATAGAGCAGGAGTACATAGAATTTGACAAGACTTTCTTGTGATTATAATCATGTAATTACTTCACACACATAAAAAAAATCAAAGTGAAACCTCCAGTGCCAAGTAGAAACATTTGCCTTACATTGAAAACACACAAAACTGTTTATAGTTATAGAAAATTTTTATTACACCATTAATTTCATTTAAGGTCAAAGTTCATCATTCCTTCTTTCCATGTTCCTCAGAGTCATTGAACATCATCGCCATGGCAGCCACACACTCCAACAGTGCCATACGAAAATCTGTGAGTATCTGCAGCACACCACTCTTAAAATCTTAAATAAAATCTGGACCTGTATTCAAAAAgtttctcagagtaggagtgctaatCTAGGATCAATTATGCCTCTGATTTTACGAATAAGACAATATGGacaagggggacctgatcctagatcagcatttcTACTCATTTGCTTTTTGGCTAGTGCTTGAACCCTACCAAGATTTTTGAGTACAACTAAAACCCCTTCCCTGCTCAGGAGAATCTGAAGAAGCTGCTGGAGATCTATGAGATGTTAGGGGAGGAAGAGGATATTGTCAACGCCTCCAATGAGTTCATCAAGGAGGGACACATCCTGAAGCTGGCTGCCAGGAACACCTCGGCTATGGAGAGATACCTCTTCCTGGTGAGAAATCCACACACACATTTCACTTTCTCTGTACTCAACCAAGTCTGGAGCAATATATTATCAAAACAAGCATTAATCATAGGTCTTTCTTTGTTCCCCGTCAGTTCAACAACATGCTGTTGTACTGCGTGCCCAAGTTCAGCCTGGGAGGGCCCAAGTACACAGTACGCACCCGCATCGGCATCGAGGGCATGAAGGTTCTAGGGACCACCAACGAGGACTACCCCCACACCTTCCAGGTGTCTGGCAAGGAGAGGACCCTGGAGCTGCAGGCCAGGTAAGCTGTTACATCCACCCTTAATACACCCTATAGAGCCATACATCCAGGtagctgccaaaataaaggaaacaccaacaaggTCAAACATAATAGGGGTtgagccaccagaacagcttcacggcaccttggtatagattctacaagtgtctggaactctattggagggatgcgacaatTTTTCCACAATAAATTCTATAATTGGTGATTTGTTGATGGTGATGGAAAATGCTGTTtcaggcgccactccagaatctcccataagtgttcaattgtgttgagatctggtgactgagacacacggTATTTTGaaacccctctttcaaagtcactgatcTCTTCTTCTGGCCATGGTAGGCGACTGGGTGTTAATCAAGCATGTccattgcttaattaactcagggaccacacctgtgtggaaccACATGCTtttaatatactttgtatccctcatttacacaAGTGTTATTTTGGTAGTTAGCTGTAGATAACAGCCCTAGGTTTACTCCACCCTATagccaaatgtattttttttttttaacatttgttGCCATGATTCTCAAAAGAACGGTTAACTGTATACTACAGTCCCACACCCTATTGCTAACTATTTCCACCTTGCACAACCAGAACAGGacggccacccctcagagcctggttcctgcctcgttagggagtttttcctgcattgcttgctctctggggttttaggctggatttctatATAAGCATTTTGTAACAACTGCTGTTGTAAAAAGGGCTTTCTaagtacatttgattgatttgattgaatcCTATGTAAAACCAACCAAATTCTTATGATAATTTGACCACATCCTTCGACTAATCCTATGGGGGTTTAGTGTATGATAAGTACACTACTACAGCTCATCATAGTCCCGtgtgactcagttggtagagcatggtgcttgtgggtttgattcctatgggggaccagtacaaaaaaagtatgaaaatgaatGCACCCACTGCTGTAgtttgctctggataagagcgtctgctaaatgacgtaaATTGTAAATGATAAACATTAGTGTAACATTccatacagatataggatcttcatTTGCACCGCAGGAACtgcagatgagctttgtgatgTACATACATTTCCTGAAAACCCACACGGTTATATTAGCGTTACACctttcatgtagcctacttttggccagctaatagcctaaacATATTTTTCATTTTTCAGCTCTGAACCAGACAAGGACAATTGGATAAAGGTACATAATCACATTCTTATTGATTTACACTTATTTCCTGTATGTTCAGCAGATTTGGGTGTGTATTGCTGACCATGTTTCTGTCTGTATATGTGttactgtctgtgtatgtgtttctgtctgtgtatgtgtttctgtctgtgtatgtgtttctgtctgtgtatgtgcggCCTACAGGCTTTTCAGAAGACCATTGAGATCTTCCATCAGAAGAATGAGACGTTCAAGTCAGCCTCCAAAGATGTGTTGGTGAGTGTCATCACAGTGAACATGACCCCTGACTCTTCTTGTGCACTGTATGTGTCAAAGACCCTCCTGTGTCTGAGCTACGTGCGTCGGTGTGTATTGTTCTCTAGACGGCAGAGCTGGGGAAACGTGCCCCTCGCTGGATACGGGACAATGAGGTGACAATGTGTATGAAGTGTAAAGAGTCCTTCAATGCTCTGACACGACGGAGACACCATTGTCGAGCCTGTGGCTATGTGAGTGAAACGTCCGCTCGACACcatgttctccctccctctaacccagcaCCCATTATAACATGTTAATACTATTTGTGATGCTCAACCCATTTGACTGTTGGCTGTTTGGCTAGTTTACACTGTGTTGTTCGTTCAATGCACAATGTCTAACACTGATGTCTTCTGTTCCTGTATCAGGTTGTGTGTTGGAAGTGCTCAGACAACAAGGTGGCCCTGGAGTACGACAGCAACAAGATCAACAAGGTCTGTAAGGACTGCTACTCCATCctgactggagaggagaaggCCGAGGGCAAGAAGAAGGGTATTCTGGAggtgagggacacacacacacacacacacacacacacacctgcatcgGCATGTCTTCTGTGTCTAAACAGCACTCCTCTGTCCCCAGATCGAGGCGGCCCAGTTCTCCGGCAGCAGCATCATGTGTGGCTTCCTGCAGTACTGTGAGAAGAACAAGCCCTGGGGGAAGGTGTGGTGCCTCATCCCAGAGAAGGAGGCATTAGTTCTCTACCTCTATGGAGCGCCACAGGTCAGTCAAGCACCATGTGGACGGCTCATAATAGTGGCTGGAACGGCATAACACCATGTTTGATGTAttggataccattccactcattacgctccagccattaccacgagcccatcctccccaattaaggtgccaccaacctcctgtgatgtggACATTCTCTATAACCACATTTGTTATGAATGGGGACAAGATTTCCTTCACCCTGTGACCTGATTAGCTGAATAGGAGAAACTCCTCTCCGAGTTCCGATATAAATGATCTCTCTACCTTtgcatctccccctcctctcaggATGTGAAGGCCCAGTCCACTATCCCTCTGCTGGGTTACTCTGTGGAAGACAGCCCCCGGCCTGCTGACCTTCCAGCCAGCTTCCGTTTGTCACAGTCCAAATCAGTCCACAGCTTCGCGGCCGAGAGCGACGAGCTGAAACAGCGCTGGCTCAAGGTGATCCGGGTGGCCGTGACTGGGGAGGTGCCCGAGTGCCCCCCTCCCAACGATGCCACGGGCACCATGGCCATAGATGGCGCCCAGGAGACGAGCTCAGACAGCTGAAGATTGGCAGAGACCTATGTGCATTTATGCACACCACTCCCATGCTAccctcatggacacacacagtGTGGAAACTCTTGCCAATCTACACCTCTCTTCCTTCCCTGAGTGGATTCTACCAATCATAAGCGAGGGCATGATTGGATCTCACAGCTCCACCAATAGAGCTGTGCATTACAATCATCATTAGAGTGGAGCAAGGAGGAGAGGACCTCAGGACGGTCTCTGCTtcactcagacagacaggcactatTCAGGACAACCTGCCTGGGGCATCTTGTACACTGAGGACACTAAGGTCCTCAGGCTTTACTGGGGATGCCTGCAGGCCCAACAGATATCCTCCAGCTTCATAGACATGAGTCTAATGATGTGAATCAAGAGACTGGCTGTctggaccagggttggggtcaattccagaagtacactgaaattccaattggGAATATTTGGAATTGGACGAACCCTGGTCGGTACATTGCATCAGCCCATGTACATATGTGTTACTCAGTTTTCCCTGACAGGGACAAATGCATTTTTATGTACAGAGAAGCAATGCTCTCCATATGTTTTGATATCTGAGATGTTGATCCTGTACAATGTGTACATCGAAGTATTTGCAGTGTTTatgctttttttaaattttattttttatcttcgAGACATGGGTGAACAGTGTTTCAAACTAAAAAGGGTCCTTGGACAGTATCACTAGGAAAGTTATCAGTCCTCTCTTCTCCAATCATGTAGTTTCACATCACAGTAGCCAGGAGCCATGTTCTACTGGCAAGAATAGAATGAGTTCCTCTAGAGCCTGGGTCAATGTCCCAGAAAGACTTCAGCAATCGAGAGGATCACTCTACACTTTAATTGCTGTAAGTAAccccataagcaaacaggaaattaTGCAGAAGTACTCACCCATCCAGAACAGGCTTCAATCCAAACAGGCTGAGTGATTGCCTCTCCAGCCAGGCTAGGCATTCGGGGTACTCTGCTGCACTCATTCTAAGCTGGATCAACCTTCCTCGCCTTGGAATCCAAGAGAGTCAAAGTAACCTCTTAAGCAACCACATCCCGGTCACAATAATGTGTTGAAAAGTGTACTACTGCTGTGATCATTATAGGGGCCTTTCTACTCTAATGCTGTATAGTATGAATgaagacagacatacacacacccataGGGCAGTATTGAGGATGAGAATTAATGGTTGTACAGCTGTAGTTACCTAGCCCCACAGCCCTTTTGTAGACATGTATATATCGGAATATAGAATATACATACAAAGCATTTATATATGGTGGGGTTTTCTATGTAACTGACCCATAGGGATGACAGACTACCACTGACCCAGATCCTGTCTTCTACATAGGGACATCACCCCTCGAAGCGGCACAGAGGTAAACATTATGACCAGGTTGGGaaagaaatgtaaatgttttaaatacTGTACCtaattttattaaaaaagtaATTTATCAAATATGCACATGATTTAAAATAATTAGCACAAAAGTAATATCCCTCAAATTTCCATGTGTTCTGTCCGACACAGCCAAGCCAGGTAGACTAACAGATTCACTAAGGTTTTTTGTCTTGTCCCTCAATGCAAACCATAGATAGCTGTCCCTCAATCTCTAGTAAGGTGTCACTCTCTCCATCCTGTGATTGCAGAATCCTTTGTATAGAATGGAAGCGGGTAATGTGCCTATAACCTCTTCATAGGTTCTACTGTTCCAATCATGGTCTGAGTGTGACATGGCCTCACTGCACCTCTCCAATCGCAGTTCTGATACAGACAATGCAGAAGAGCACAACAATCCTGTCTTATGAGATCTGAACGTAAAACCAGGTTTTGGACATTTGTCCACTCTCCAGATCCCCCTCCCCAAGGTTTGAGAATCTACGCACTTTACGGTCTTAATATAAAGTGTACCTTGTAAGAAAATAAAGTAAGTTTAATTATTATGGAAGTGTGTCACTGGTTGCTTTGTGAACCAATTCTACTTTCACTACTGGGCATGTTGAACTTTGCAGAAAGTGCAGAGGCCTGTTTTGGTTACCTTTCCTGCTTCCTCTGATCATAATTCACTCAAATGAGTCCTGTTACAAAACCCTTTGACCTCAAAGCCAGTACCACTTTTTTTATTGTTCCACTCTAATCATGGACTGATttacaccaggtgggtgcaattaagtATCAGggagaacaaaaaaaaaaaacaggctccAGACCACGAAGAGTTGAATAGCCCTGCAATAAAATCAAATCATTGGAAAATCATTACACCAAAAGGTGTGTTTtgtgaagaaaataaaaaaatactgggCAAACTACATCAGTTAGACTAACATTGCACAGCGCCCATCTTAGGAGAGACGGAGGACAGTAGAGGCCAGTAGAATAGACTGAagtgaagaaaataaaaaaatattgggCAAACTACATCAGTTAGACTAACATTGCACAGCGCCCATCTTAGGAGAGACGGAGGACAGTAGAGGCCAGTAGAATAGACTGAAGTGAATAGGGGAAGTCGAGTCTGGTTTAAATAGAATTCTCAAGATCAGGTGTGTCTGGTTCTGGAATGTCCATATCCTTGGCCTGGTGTACTCTTTAGGTGAACATTGTTCCACAGGTTTTAGGTCTTGTTCGTTGTATTGGTCGTTGACTGTTTCAGCTCTTGGGCTGGTGGAGCAGACCTTGTATCCTGCGTACCAGGGCCTGGATGAAGGTGGAATGGGACCGGACCTGGCTGTTCAGTCCCTTCACCTCCTGCAGCTTCCTCTGTAGAGCCTCCCCAAAGCCGGCCCCCCATGTCACTCTGCAGctggagacacaggggagagaggagtcagTCTTACTGAAAACGAACTCACACATATACAACAATTAAACGGTTTGCCACTGAAGCTAACACAAATCCTACCCATGTAAACTCATCCATGCAGATTTTCAAAGAACTGTCTTTCTCCCCACTGTTAGTGTAATCTAGTCTCTTACCTGCTCTTGCTGGCTGACTGGCCAGACCCAGGGCACGTCCAAATGAGTCTGGGGAATTCGAGAAACACCACTAACATCACATTTCCTGCAGTCATCTGGAGTTGGACGATGCCCACTGACTGAAACAGGGTCTGATTTTTCATTCCCCTCATGATCAAGGTTAGGCTAGAGGGTAGCGTTATCGCATTCTAGATCTGTGATTAAGGGTGACTTCTACCAAAAGCCAGTCCGATCTCAATCTCCAGACAGGGTTAGCCTGGGGAGAACCTCGCTGGCTCCAGGCATCAGGGAGTCCTTGAGGTCGGTGGGGGTG
This DNA window, taken from Oncorhynchus kisutch isolate 150728-3 linkage group LG22, Okis_V2, whole genome shotgun sequence, encodes the following:
- the LOC109866795 gene encoding FYVE, RhoGEF and PH domain-containing protein 4 isoform X3, producing the protein MDDFRRVAFRRKPRTFVESDMEHDEYSALSSSPSERGSAPRSARVSRTGLCGKSPSEKSRRGVNGRGLASRPLLQPKPQVPPKPVHLQSQVTVPAGPLLALGRVERGLFRDTMEEGGGGAVTGKRREKPSKVLDLINHFEENSQSETKREGSPLKQLSKSPLCSPAHWCYQRQSEPKQQDNNLGSVPGTPQDAHKPAANGVLAQMDRDRESGSPLRTDTALVNGDMGDRSTEQSGDNSPTNTETETHTETETHTETETEPHTETETEPHTETETEPHTETETEPHPETEPHPETEPHPETEPHPETEPHPETEPHPETEPLPETEPLPETEPLPETEPLPETEPHTGEDSEPTGDPQPEQRKEEAIVEQKVPETNEQKLHKIANELLKTERAYVTRLNLLDQVFCAKLMEEALKGTFPVDVVKNIFSNISSINTFHSQFLLPDLEKRMGEWESTPRLGDILQKLTPFLKMYAEYVKNFDKAMELLKQWTDRSPQFKAIIQDIQSQEACGCLTLQHHMLEPVQRVPRYEMLLKDYLKKLPQDDPDHRDAEKSLNIIAMAATHSNSAIRKSENLKKLLEIYEMLGEEEDIVNASNEFIKEGHILKLAARNTSAMERYLFLFNNMLLYCVPKFSLGGPKYTVRTRIGIEGMKVLGTTNEDYPHTFQVSGKERTLELQASSEPDKDNWIKAFQKTIEIFHQKNETFKSASKDVLTAELGKRAPRWIRDNEVTMCMKCKESFNALTRRRHHCRACGYVVCWKCSDNKVALEYDSNKINKVCKDCYSILTGEEKAEGKKKGILEIEAAQFSGSSIMCGFLQYCEKNKPWGKVWCLIPEKEALVLYLYGAPQDVKAQSTIPLLGYSVEDSPRPADLPASFRLSQSKSVHSFAAESDELKQRWLKVIRVAVTGEVPECPPPNDATGTMAIDGAQETSSDS
- the LOC109866795 gene encoding FYVE, RhoGEF and PH domain-containing protein 4 isoform X1; translation: MDDFRRVAFRRKPRTFVESDMEHDEYSEKKGKASCFQSKNTDEEVCVAVKIEHTKALSSSPSERGSAPRSARVSRTGLCGKSPSEKSRRGVNGRGLASRPLLQPKPQVPPKPVHLQSQVTVPAGPLLALGRVERGLFRDTMEEGGGGAVTGKRREKPSKVLDLINHFEENSQSETKREGSPLKQLSKSPLCSPAHWCYQRQSEPKQQDNNLGSVPGTPQDAHKPAANGVLAQMDRDRESGSPLRTDTALVNGDMGDRSTEQSGDNSPTNTETETHTETETHTETETEPHTETETEPHTETETEPHTETETEPHPETEPHPETEPHPETEPHPETEPHPETEPHPETEPLPETEPLPETEPLPETEPLPETEPHTGEDSEPTGDPQPEQRKEEAIVEQKVPETNEQKLHKIANELLKTERAYVTRLNLLDQVFCAKLMEEALKGTFPVDVVKNIFSNISSINTFHSQFLLPDLEKRMGEWESTPRLGDILQKLTPFLKMYAEYVKNFDKAMELLKQWTDRSPQFKAIIQDIQSQEACGCLTLQHHMLEPVQRVPRYEMLLKDYLKKLPQDDPDHRDAEKSLNIIAMAATHSNSAIRKSENLKKLLEIYEMLGEEEDIVNASNEFIKEGHILKLAARNTSAMERYLFLFNNMLLYCVPKFSLGGPKYTVRTRIGIEGMKVLGTTNEDYPHTFQVSGKERTLELQASSEPDKDNWIKAFQKTIEIFHQKNETFKSASKDVLTAELGKRAPRWIRDNEVTMCMKCKESFNALTRRRHHCRACGYVVCWKCSDNKVALEYDSNKINKVCKDCYSILTGEEKAEGKKKGILEIEAAQFSGSSIMCGFLQYCEKNKPWGKVWCLIPEKEALVLYLYGAPQDVKAQSTIPLLGYSVEDSPRPADLPASFRLSQSKSVHSFAAESDELKQRWLKVIRVAVTGEVPECPPPNDATGTMAIDGAQETSSDS
- the LOC109866795 gene encoding FYVE, RhoGEF and PH domain-containing protein 4 isoform X4 yields the protein MEEGGGGAVTGKRREKPSKVLDLINHFEENSQSETKREGSPLKQLSKSPLCSPAHWCYQRQSEPKQQDNNLGSVPGTPQDAHKPAANGVLAQMDRDRESGSPLRTDTALVNGDMGDRSTEQSGDNSPTNTETETHTETETHTETETEPHTETETEPHTETETEPHTETETEPHPETEPHPETEPHPETEPHPETEPHPETEPHPETEPLPETEPLPETEPLPETEPLPETEPHTGEDSEPTGDPQPEQRKEEAIVEQKVPETNEQKLHKIANELLKTERAYVTRLNLLDQVFCAKLMEEALKGTFPVDVVKNIFSNISSINTFHSQFLLPDLEKRMGEWESTPRLGDILQKLTPFLKMYAEYVKNFDKAMELLKQWTDRSPQFKAIIQDIQSQEACGCLTLQHHMLEPVQRVPRYEMLLKDYLKKLPQDDPDHRDAEKSLNIIAMAATHSNSAIRKSENLKKLLEIYEMLGEEEDIVNASNEFIKEGHILKLAARNTSAMERYLFLFNNMLLYCVPKFSLGGPKYTVRTRIGIEGMKVLGTTNEDYPHTFQVSGKERTLELQASSEPDKDNWIKAFQKTIEIFHQKNETFKSASKDVLTAELGKRAPRWIRDNEVTMCMKCKESFNALTRRRHHCRACGYVVCWKCSDNKVALEYDSNKINKVCKDCYSILTGEEKAEGKKKGILEIEAAQFSGSSIMCGFLQYCEKNKPWGKVWCLIPEKEALVLYLYGAPQDVKAQSTIPLLGYSVEDSPRPADLPASFRLSQSKSVHSFAAESDELKQRWLKVIRVAVTGEVPECPPPNDATGTMAIDGAQETSSDS